Proteins encoded together in one Planctomyces sp. SH-PL14 window:
- a CDS encoding efflux RND transporter permease subunit, translated as MNPITFALRRPYTVLVGVIAVLLAGMVALRPKGIDRALEKYGIELPLQTMKVDIFPALNLPVIYVCQPYGGMDPAQMEGLLTNYYEYHFLYISNIHHVESRNIQGMALMKLHFHPGTDMAQAMAETINYVNRSRAFMPPGTVSPFVMRFDTGSVPVGYLVLSSETKTIGEIQDQALFKVRPLFSALPGVSAPPPFGGSARAIVIRANPDRLRAYSISPDEVITALTSGNAVSPSGNLHVGDMYPVVPTNALIRDLRDLGAIPIRTGKGAPVYMRDIGTIEDSTDISTGYALVNGRRAVYILATKRAEASTMSVIDEIKKALPAMQGELPADIKVAFEFDQSPYVTRAIRSLLTEGVLGACLTGLMVLLFLRDWRSAFVVVMNIPLAIIAATLGLWVSGHTINLMTLGGLALAVGILVDEATVEIENIHTQFEKTGSVAQAVRMGNAQTAVPRLLSMLCVLAVFVPSFFMQGAARSLFIPLSLAVGFSMIASYILSSTFVPVMSVWLLRHVGHDAGAHRRTLFDRLTAGYGGLVQGLVTARWLVVGGYLSVCAIVVAGVGPQLGLEIFPTSGVNEFRLRFRAPDGTHIDATERYALQVLDTVGQQIGRQNVALTLGYVGTIPSSFPVNGVYQWSRGPEEGILRIALKAGSGINTERAKDDLRRTLGQRLPELRFSFEPADIVSEVMSFGSPTPIEIAARAASLQESRAYMLEVQTALAAIPGLRDVQIAQSLDYPTVDIRVDREKASYSGTTAAQVSRSIVAATSSTRFVAQNYWPDPKTGIGYQVQVEIPQPVMTQPEDLSTIPVNYRDGQALLLRDVAQISSGTMPGQFDRYNMKREITLTANIGGEDLGAVTSQVNKVLRDLDAAGKRPKSVTTEVRGQIPPLRQILSGLGVGLLLAILVIFLLLTATFQSPRLALTAISTAPAVLAGVVLALWLTGSTLNLQSFIGAIMAIGVAMANAILLVTFAESVRRETGDARTGAVRGAELRLRAILMTSLAMGVGMVPMALGLGEAGGQTAPLGRAVIGGLAAATIATLLVLPAVFALLQRRAPNRSASLDPQDADSLYYVPPAGAADPVSA; from the coding sequence ATGAACCCGATCACGTTCGCCCTTCGACGACCCTACACCGTGCTGGTGGGGGTGATCGCTGTCCTCTTGGCGGGGATGGTGGCGCTGCGGCCGAAGGGGATCGATCGGGCGCTCGAGAAGTACGGGATCGAGCTGCCGCTGCAGACGATGAAGGTCGACATCTTCCCGGCCCTGAACCTGCCGGTGATCTACGTCTGCCAGCCGTACGGCGGGATGGACCCGGCCCAGATGGAGGGGCTGCTGACCAACTATTACGAGTACCACTTCCTCTACATCAGCAACATCCACCACGTTGAGAGCCGCAACATTCAGGGGATGGCGCTGATGAAGCTCCATTTTCATCCCGGGACCGACATGGCCCAGGCGATGGCGGAGACCATCAACTACGTGAACCGCTCCCGCGCCTTCATGCCTCCGGGAACCGTCTCGCCGTTCGTGATGCGGTTTGACACCGGGAGCGTGCCGGTCGGCTATCTCGTCCTTTCGAGCGAGACGAAGACGATCGGCGAGATCCAGGACCAGGCGCTCTTCAAGGTCCGCCCCCTGTTCTCGGCGCTCCCTGGGGTCTCGGCGCCGCCCCCCTTCGGAGGGAGCGCCAGGGCGATTGTGATCCGCGCCAATCCGGACCGGCTGCGGGCGTACAGCATTTCGCCGGATGAAGTCATTACGGCCCTGACATCGGGGAACGCCGTGAGCCCGTCGGGGAACCTGCATGTCGGGGACATGTATCCCGTCGTTCCCACGAACGCCCTGATCCGCGACCTCCGCGACCTGGGGGCAATTCCGATCCGGACGGGGAAGGGCGCGCCGGTCTACATGCGGGACATCGGGACGATCGAGGACTCGACCGACATTTCGACCGGGTACGCGCTCGTCAACGGCCGGCGGGCGGTCTACATCCTGGCGACCAAGCGGGCCGAGGCGTCGACGATGAGCGTCATCGACGAGATCAAGAAGGCTCTCCCGGCGATGCAGGGGGAACTGCCGGCCGACATCAAAGTCGCTTTCGAGTTCGACCAGTCGCCGTACGTTACCCGGGCGATCCGGAGCCTGCTTACCGAAGGAGTGCTGGGAGCCTGCTTGACCGGATTGATGGTGCTCCTGTTCCTGCGGGACTGGCGGAGCGCCTTCGTCGTGGTGATGAACATCCCGCTGGCGATCATCGCCGCGACGCTCGGGCTGTGGGTGAGCGGGCACACGATCAACCTCATGACGCTCGGCGGCCTGGCCCTGGCGGTCGGGATCCTGGTGGACGAGGCGACCGTCGAAATCGAGAACATCCACACGCAGTTCGAGAAGACGGGCTCGGTGGCGCAGGCGGTCCGGATGGGGAACGCCCAGACCGCGGTCCCGCGGCTGCTATCCATGCTGTGCGTCCTGGCGGTATTCGTGCCGTCGTTCTTTATGCAGGGGGCGGCGCGGTCGCTGTTCATTCCGCTGTCGCTCGCGGTCGGCTTCTCGATGATCGCGTCCTACATCCTTTCCAGCACCTTTGTCCCGGTGATGTCGGTGTGGCTGCTGCGGCATGTGGGGCACGACGCGGGAGCCCACCGTCGCACGCTCTTCGATCGTCTGACGGCGGGCTATGGGGGGCTCGTCCAAGGGCTCGTGACGGCGCGGTGGCTGGTCGTCGGGGGTTACCTGTCGGTCTGCGCGATCGTCGTCGCCGGGGTGGGGCCCCAGCTTGGCCTGGAGATCTTTCCGACGTCCGGCGTGAACGAGTTCCGGCTGCGGTTCCGCGCTCCGGACGGGACGCACATCGATGCCACCGAGCGCTACGCGCTGCAGGTGCTGGATACCGTCGGCCAGCAGATCGGCCGGCAGAATGTGGCGCTGACGCTCGGCTACGTCGGGACGATCCCGTCGAGCTTTCCGGTCAACGGCGTGTACCAATGGTCCCGCGGGCCGGAGGAGGGGATTCTGCGGATCGCCCTCAAGGCGGGAAGCGGCATCAATACGGAGCGGGCCAAGGACGACCTGAGGCGGACGCTGGGACAGCGTCTTCCGGAGCTGCGGTTCTCCTTCGAACCAGCCGACATCGTGAGCGAGGTCATGAGCTTCGGCTCTCCCACACCGATCGAGATCGCCGCCCGCGCGGCAAGCCTTCAGGAGAGCCGGGCCTACATGCTGGAAGTCCAGACGGCTCTGGCGGCCATCCCTGGCCTTCGCGACGTCCAGATTGCCCAGTCGCTGGACTACCCGACGGTCGACATCCGGGTCGATCGGGAGAAGGCGTCGTACAGCGGCACGACCGCCGCGCAGGTCTCGCGATCGATTGTCGCCGCCACCTCCTCGACGCGGTTCGTCGCCCAGAACTACTGGCCCGACCCCAAGACCGGGATCGGCTATCAAGTCCAGGTCGAGATCCCGCAGCCGGTCATGACGCAGCCGGAGGACCTCTCGACGATCCCGGTCAACTATCGCGACGGCCAAGCCCTGCTGCTCCGCGACGTGGCGCAGATCTCCTCCGGAACGATGCCCGGGCAGTTCGACCGCTACAACATGAAGCGGGAGATCACGCTCACGGCGAACATCGGCGGCGAGGACCTCGGGGCCGTGACGTCTCAGGTCAACAAGGTCCTGCGGGATCTCGACGCCGCAGGTAAGAGGCCCAAGAGCGTGACGACCGAGGTCCGCGGACAGATCCCTCCGCTGCGGCAGATCCTGAGCGGCCTGGGGGTCGGCCTCCTGCTTGCGATCCTGGTGATCTTCCTGCTGCTGACGGCGACTTTTCAGTCGCCGCGACTGGCCCTTACGGCGATCTCGACCGCTCCAGCGGTGTTGGCCGGCGTGGTGCTGGCCCTGTGGTTGACCGGTTCGACCCTCAACCTCCAGTCATTCATCGGAGCCATCATGGCGATCGGCGTGGCGATGGCGAACGCGATCCTGCTCGTGACCTTCGCCGAATCGGTCCGCCGCGAGACCGGCGACGCCCGGACTGGGGCGGTCCGTGGAGCGGAGCTTCGCCTCCGCGCGATCCTGATGACGAGCCTCGCGATGGGAGTCGGGATGGTCCCGATGGCCCTGGGCCTGGGGGAAGCGGGAGGTCAGACCGCGCCGCTGGGCCGGGCCGTGATCGGTGGCCTGGCGGCGGCAACGATCGCCACGCTCCTCGTCCTGCCGGCGGTGTTCGCCCTCCTCCAGCGACGAGCCCCCAACCGGTCCGCCTCGCTCGACCCGCAGGACGCCGACAGCCTGTACTACGTCCCGCCGGCCGGAGCGGCGGATCCCGTTTCCGCCTGA
- a CDS encoding chromate resistance protein ChrB domain-containing protein, which produces MQWVTWENVGVDRIGCAWLILREIDPKAKFVFIPRGAAWAADAQPFDIPGVRFSHHGGHCSFHALVHEHKLSDPTLHRIARIIDEADTVQPVNIERVAPGLDLLCEGLRRISPDDATALERGRLLYDALYSMLAEKGSAS; this is translated from the coding sequence ATGCAATGGGTGACCTGGGAGAACGTCGGTGTCGATCGCATCGGATGCGCCTGGCTCATCCTGAGAGAGATCGATCCCAAGGCGAAGTTCGTGTTCATCCCGCGGGGAGCGGCGTGGGCCGCCGACGCGCAGCCGTTCGATATCCCCGGGGTGCGGTTCTCCCACCACGGTGGACACTGCTCGTTCCACGCGCTGGTTCACGAGCACAAGCTGTCCGATCCGACTCTGCACCGCATTGCCCGCATCATCGACGAGGCCGATACGGTGCAGCCGGTGAACATCGAACGGGTAGCGCCGGGTCTCGATCTGCTTTGCGAGGGTCTTCGCCGGATCAGTCCGGATGACGCGACCGCCCTCGAACGCGGACGGCTCCTCTACGACGCCTTGTATTCGATGCTCGCGGAAAAGGGGTCGGCCTCGTAG
- a CDS encoding Chromate resistance protein ChrB, with the protein MRWLLLVYRIPRQPTAGRVFVWRKLKQLGAIAVQDAVWVLPNTPRTLEQFQWLAAEITELKGEAVLWQADQIDATSEQALVEKFQEPVLAEYEAIVAALKKKDRDLVALSKQFQQAQAKDYFASELGKKTRARLLDAGQR; encoded by the coding sequence ATGCGATGGCTGCTCCTCGTCTACCGGATCCCGCGCCAGCCGACGGCCGGCCGCGTCTTCGTCTGGCGAAAGCTCAAGCAGCTGGGGGCGATCGCAGTGCAGGACGCGGTCTGGGTCCTGCCCAACACGCCGCGGACGCTGGAGCAGTTCCAGTGGCTGGCGGCCGAGATCACCGAGCTGAAGGGTGAAGCGGTCCTGTGGCAGGCCGACCAGATCGACGCGACCAGCGAGCAAGCCCTCGTCGAGAAGTTCCAGGAGCCGGTGCTCGCGGAGTACGAGGCGATTGTCGCGGCCCTCAAGAAGAAGGACCGCGACCTGGTGGCGCTGTCGAAGCAGTTCCAGCAGGCGCAGGCCAAAGACTACTTCGCATCGGAGCTTGGTAAGAAGACGCGCGCCCGGCTGCTCGATGCCGGACAGAGGTGA
- a CDS encoding chromate transporter yields MASPELPTATSVSTYSIGQLTSYFLRLGTFGFGGPVALVGYMHSDLVETRRWISEAEYKEGLTLAQLMPGPLAAQLAIYLGYVHYGVLGATAAGLAFVFPSFLMVLGLGWAYAEFGGIGWMQAVFYGVGATVIGIIALSAWKLTQKTVGRSPLLWGIYAASAATTIVTESEPILLFLGAGVLVWGVRAAQQRRAAAISLPAIALPTVLQTPLVELLTQIALFFTKAGAFVFGSGIAIVPFLYSGVVKEYGWLNDQEFLDAVAVAMITPGPVVITVGFIGYLVTGRGADFWTGTAGATVAALATFLPCYLFTVIPAPYFKKHGKRPGIVAFVDGVTAAAVGAIAGACLVLGRRTVFGDGWTPDWIKVALLVLTVTLLMRFRKLPEPFVVLGAAVAGLLIYPLVHG; encoded by the coding sequence ATGGCTTCTCCCGAACTCCCCACTGCCACCTCGGTCTCCACGTACTCGATTGGTCAGTTGACGTCGTATTTCCTGCGTCTCGGCACCTTCGGATTTGGAGGCCCGGTGGCCCTGGTCGGCTACATGCACAGCGACCTGGTCGAAACCCGCCGCTGGATCAGCGAAGCGGAATACAAAGAGGGACTGACCCTCGCCCAGTTGATGCCAGGACCTCTCGCCGCCCAGTTGGCCATCTACCTCGGCTACGTTCATTACGGCGTCCTGGGAGCGACCGCTGCCGGCCTGGCCTTTGTGTTTCCCTCCTTCCTGATGGTCCTGGGGCTGGGCTGGGCCTATGCCGAGTTCGGCGGGATCGGCTGGATGCAGGCGGTGTTCTACGGCGTCGGTGCAACCGTGATCGGCATCATCGCGCTCAGCGCGTGGAAGCTGACGCAGAAGACCGTCGGTCGAAGCCCGCTCCTCTGGGGGATCTACGCGGCGAGCGCTGCCACGACGATCGTCACGGAGAGTGAGCCGATTCTGCTGTTTCTGGGCGCGGGAGTCCTGGTCTGGGGTGTTCGGGCGGCGCAGCAGCGGCGGGCTGCCGCGATTTCGCTTCCGGCCATCGCCTTGCCGACCGTGCTGCAGACTCCGCTCGTCGAATTGCTGACGCAGATCGCCCTGTTCTTCACCAAGGCCGGGGCGTTCGTGTTCGGCAGCGGGATCGCGATCGTCCCGTTCCTGTATAGCGGCGTCGTGAAGGAGTATGGCTGGCTCAACGATCAGGAGTTCCTCGATGCCGTCGCCGTCGCGATGATCACGCCGGGGCCCGTCGTCATCACGGTCGGCTTCATCGGTTATCTGGTCACCGGCCGCGGCGCCGACTTCTGGACCGGAACCGCCGGCGCGACGGTGGCCGCCCTGGCGACGTTCCTCCCCTGCTACCTCTTCACGGTCATTCCAGCTCCGTACTTCAAGAAGCACGGCAAACGGCCCGGAATCGTGGCCTTCGTCGATGGCGTGACGGCCGCTGCCGTCGGAGCGATCGCGGGAGCCTGCCTTGTCCTGGGGCGACGCACCGTTTTCGGCGACGGTTGGACGCCTGACTGGATCAAGGTGGCCCTGCTGGTCCTCACCGTCACGCTGCTGATGCGCTTCAGGAAGCTCCCGGAACCGTTCGTCGTCCTCGGTGCGGCCGTTGCCGGCCTGTTGATTTATCCCCTGGTCCACGGCTGA